From a region of the Coffea arabica cultivar ET-39 chromosome 3e, Coffea Arabica ET-39 HiFi, whole genome shotgun sequence genome:
- the LOC113736485 gene encoding putative late blight resistance protein homolog R1A-3 isoform X1: MEMASTCSIDRILLDLESLLNSFQDRYVPDGVLGAIERMKFLKTFVMCARKWSQSNDLYLESDNVVKKVSLPSFLSCIEDTFHKYEEDIHSLSHTSETDEYGMFLEIEEQIKLLKQEIIQIYFALASSRSLQSNSCMTDDELLEFIDLIQQNLADLTNGYMHPQISESFVSAILSAQVQALEAKLTILKSVIPFVKLRGTADIPTSLLAHFEVVALNAARLSYMCSFWEDEDLHNLELCCMIYEQQQKITPIDFQVYEIFMEVLRATRSSKSLHDRMMDKQILNNFNDSLISCLWELLCCSSSFMDAMKDEMRILYAGLRFLRSILREQQKKMDEQNKKIGSLLSEAGIIIYSHSLNRVKEGEVSFSESTEALDCYDVLANTNIHIKHFKDQISGSSIIESIPSFHSLKAPEVSKTSHRMLSKGQMPIAHEVMVGLDDDAAKVIERLIWGGDQVEIVPIVGMAGLGKTTLAKKVYNDSSVICNFHIRLWCTVSQAYNMKNVLLQILCSDGKHSRKDDELKNLDEHALLEKLYKKLKENRYLVVFDDVWDIKVWNELGISLPDDKKGSRIIFTSRSSNVASQVEYGGKPHYLHPLSEKESFELLQKKVFGEEDCPQALHGLGMEIAKKCRGLPLALVVVAGVLATIEHDICVWEGFAESFTSTTVADAEQCKKSMELSYEHLPYHLKACLLYFAAFREDEKIGAKELMCLWVAEGFVEIIEGKRSEDIAEEYLMDLIGRNLVMVSENRSIGGVKTCYVHDLIFEFCKGEAKEKKFLQVLRGYDELSIFNQPPNLPRLSICSNGEDFIKSKLFCPHLDTLLFHDATLGDKFELRDISFLFCIYKHLKVLNLEGIMLRLKELPAEVESLLCLRYLALRASEMVFIPPSIAKLSHLETFSLNSLETVSLPDSIWNMEKLKHVHARHGVVIPLSSNDSVVENLSNLDTLSALFLYLDEEGENLLRRIPNVRRLKIFDLGEQNRVCCNMSRLACLESLAWLGNYSSGSWEHVELSFPMNLKKLSLGGLGLPCRKMSLMEQLPNLEVLKLRAQSTEGQKWELMEGGFPKLRVLTLEYVQIVEWIETDPDSDDYFPCLQQLKLRSISKLEMMPSCLGRISTLETIKMNECGDGVKSLVREIEEAQEYNGNENLKIIIID; this comes from the coding sequence ATGGAGATggcctccacttgcagcatcgatCGGATCTTACTTGATCTAGAGTCGCTCCTGAACAGCTTCCAAGACCGGTATGTTCCTGACGGTGTTCTTGGTGCAATCGAACGCAtgaaatttctcaaaacatTTGTTATGTGTGCAAGAAAGTGGAGCCAAAGCAATGATCTGTACTTGGAATCTGACAATGTTGTGAAGAAGGTGAGTCTTCCATCTTTCTTATCTTGCATCGAAGATACCTTTCACAAATATGAGGAGGATATTCACTCTCTTTCCCATACATCAGAAACGGACGAATATGGAATGTTCTTGGAAATTGAGGAACAGATCAAATTACTTAAGcaagaaatcatccaaatttacTTTGCTTTGGCAAGCAGCAGGTCATTGCAATCAAATTCTTGTATGACAGATGATGAACTGTTGGAATTCATAGACCTCATCCAACAAAATCTAgcagatttgacaaatggctatATGCATCCGCAAATTAGTGAATCGTTTGTTTCTGCTATTTTGagtgctcaagtccaagcccttgAAGCAAAGCTAACAATCTTGAAAAGCGTCATTCCCTTTGTCAAATTGCGAGGAACTGCAGATATTCCTACCTCGCTATTGGCTCACTTTGAAGTGGTGGCTTTGAACGCAGCACGCCTCTCTTACATGTGTTCTTTTTGGGAAGATGAGGATCTGCACAATCTTGAGTTGTGCTGCATGATATATGAGCAACAACAGAAAATCACACCTATAGATTTTCAAGTCTATGAGATTTTTATGGAAGTTCTTAGAGCTACAAGATCCTCCAAATCATTGCATGATAGAATGATGGATAAGCAGATATTAAACAACTTCAATGATTCTCTCATAAGTTGTCTCTGGGAGCTGTTATGCTGCAGCTCTAGCTTTATGGATGCTATGAAAGATGAAATGCGAATACTCTATGCAGGACTGAGGTTTTTGAGAAGCATTTTAAGGGAGCAGCAGAAGAAGATGGAtgagcaaaacaaaaaaattggttCTCTTCTTAGTGAGGCAGGCATTATAATTTACTCGCATTCTCTAAACAGAGTGAAGGAGGGAGAAGTCAGCTTCTCAGAATCCACAGAGGCTCTTGACTGTTATGATGTGCTGGCTAATACCAACATCCATATCAAGCATTTTAAGGATCAGATCAGTGGCTCAAGCATTATTGAAAGTATTCCTTCCTTTCATAGCTTAAAAGCACCAGAAGTTAGCAAGACTTCCCACCGCATGCTATCAAAAGGTCAAATGCCAATAGCCCATGAAGTCATGGTTGGTCTTGATGATGATGCAGCAAAAGTAATTGAACGACTTATATGGGGAGGGGATCAGGTGGAAATTGTTCCCATTGTGGGAATGGCTGGGCTTGGTAAGACGACTTTAGCcaaaaaagtttacaatgataGTTCAGTAATCTGTAACTTCCACATTCGTCTTTGGTGTACTGTTTCTCAAGCCTATAACATGAAAAATGTGTTACTTCAAATTTTGTGCTCTGATGGCAAACATTCCAGGAAGGATGATGAGTTAAAAAATCTGGATGAACATGCGTTGCTGGAAAAGCTCTACAAAAAGCTAAAGGAGAATCGGTATCTTGTTGTTTTTGATGATGTCTGGGACATTAAGGTATGGAATGAGCTGGGAATTTCATTGCCGGATGATAAGAAAGGAAGTAGAATCATCTTCACGAGTCGATCTTCTAATGTGGCTTCACAGGTTGAATATGGGGGGAAACCTCACTATCTTCACCCGCTTAGTGAGAAAGAAAGTTTTGAATTACTGCAGAAGAAGGTATTTGGAGAAGAAGATTGTCCTCAAGCATTGCATGGATTGGGAATGGAGATTGCCAAAAAGTGCAGGGGATTGCCACTTGCACTTGTTGTTGTAGCTGGAGTCCTAGCAACTATAGAGCATGATATTTGTGTTTGGGAAGGATTTGCTGAAAGTTTCACTTCAACCACAGTGGCTGATGCAGAACAATGCAAAAAGTCGATGGAGCTCAGTTATGAGCATTTACCATATCACTTGAAGGCATGCTTGCTGTATTTTGCTGCATTTCGAGAGGATGAAAAAATTGGTGCCAAGGAGTTGATGTGTCTCTGGGTTGCAGAAGGGTTTGTGGAAATAATTGAAGGAAAGAGATCAGAGGATATTGCAGAAGAATATCTGATGGACCTGATTGGCCGAAACTTAGTTATGGTAAGTGAAAACAGATCCATTGGTGGAGTCAAAACTTGTTACGTTCACGATTTGATATTTGAGTTCTGTAAGGGCGAggcgaaagaaaagaaatttcttcaGGTCTTGCGAGGATATGATGAGCTTTCTATCTTTAATCAGCCTCCCAACCTACCTCGGTTGTCCATTTGCTCCAATGGAGAGGATTTTATAAAGTCAAAGCTCTTTTGTCCACATTTAGATACTCTGCTATTCCATGATGCTACTCTAGGAGATAAGTTTGAGTTGCGTGACATCTCCTTCCTTTTTTGCATCTACAAACATCTTAAAGTTTTGAATTTAGAGGGCATTATGCTAAGGCTGAAGGAGCTTCCAGCTGAAGTTGAATCACTTCTTTGTTTGAGGTACTTAGCCCTTAGAGCTTCGGAAATGGTATTCATTCCACCATCTATAGCCAAGCTCTCACATTTGGAAACCTTCAGTCTAAATTCTCTTGAGACGGTTTCATTGCCAGATAGCATCTGGAACATGGAGAAGTTGAAGCATGTACATGCAAGGCATGGCGTCGTCATTCCTCTCTCCTCCAATGACAGCGTTGTTGAAAACCTCTCCAATTTAGACACACTCTCTGCTCTGTTTCTTTATCTTGACGAAGAGGGAGAGAACTTGTTGAGAAGGATTCCCAACGTTCGCCGACTTAAAATTTTCGATTTGGGGGAACAAAACAGAGTATGCTGCAACATGAGTCGACTAGCATGCCTAGAATCACTCGCCTGGTTGGGCAATTACTCCTCAGGTTCATGGGAGCATGTTGAGCTTTCTTTTCCcatgaatttgaagaagttgagCCTTGGCGGTCTGGGTCTTCCCTGTAGAAAAATGTCATTGATGGAACAACTACCCAATCTTGAAGTCCTCAAATTACGAGCCCAGTCGACGGAGGGCCAAAAATGGGAGCTGATGGAAGGAGGATTCCCTAAACTCAGGGTCTTGACTTTGGAATATGTACAGATTGTCGAGTGGATAGAGACAGACCCTGACAGTGATGATTACTTCCCGTGCCTTCAGCAATTAAAACTCCGGAGCATTTCTAAATTGGAAATGATGCCTTCTTGTTTAGGGCGTATATCTACTCTTGAGACCATTAAAATGAATGAGTGTGGAGATGGCGTCAAATCTTTAGTAAGGGAAATTGAAGAAGCACAGGAATATAACGGAAATGAGAATCTGAAGATCATCATCATAGATTGA
- the LOC113736485 gene encoding putative late blight resistance protein homolog R1A-3 isoform X2 → MFLEIEEQIKLLKQEIIQIYFALASSRSLQSNSCMTDDELLEFIDLIQQNLADLTNGYMHPQISESFVSAILSAQVQALEAKLTILKSVIPFVKLRGTADIPTSLLAHFEVVALNAARLSYMCSFWEDEDLHNLELCCMIYEQQQKITPIDFQVYEIFMEVLRATRSSKSLHDRMMDKQILNNFNDSLISCLWELLCCSSSFMDAMKDEMRILYAGLRFLRSILREQQKKMDEQNKKIGSLLSEAGIIIYSHSLNRVKEGEVSFSESTEALDCYDVLANTNIHIKHFKDQISGSSIIESIPSFHSLKAPEVSKTSHRMLSKGQMPIAHEVMVGLDDDAAKVIERLIWGGDQVEIVPIVGMAGLGKTTLAKKVYNDSSVICNFHIRLWCTVSQAYNMKNVLLQILCSDGKHSRKDDELKNLDEHALLEKLYKKLKENRYLVVFDDVWDIKVWNELGISLPDDKKGSRIIFTSRSSNVASQVEYGGKPHYLHPLSEKESFELLQKKVFGEEDCPQALHGLGMEIAKKCRGLPLALVVVAGVLATIEHDICVWEGFAESFTSTTVADAEQCKKSMELSYEHLPYHLKACLLYFAAFREDEKIGAKELMCLWVAEGFVEIIEGKRSEDIAEEYLMDLIGRNLVMVSENRSIGGVKTCYVHDLIFEFCKGEAKEKKFLQVLRGYDELSIFNQPPNLPRLSICSNGEDFIKSKLFCPHLDTLLFHDATLGDKFELRDISFLFCIYKHLKVLNLEGIMLRLKELPAEVESLLCLRYLALRASEMVFIPPSIAKLSHLETFSLNSLETVSLPDSIWNMEKLKHVHARHGVVIPLSSNDSVVENLSNLDTLSALFLYLDEEGENLLRRIPNVRRLKIFDLGEQNRVCCNMSRLACLESLAWLGNYSSGSWEHVELSFPMNLKKLSLGGLGLPCRKMSLMEQLPNLEVLKLRAQSTEGQKWELMEGGFPKLRVLTLEYVQIVEWIETDPDSDDYFPCLQQLKLRSISKLEMMPSCLGRISTLETIKMNECGDGVKSLVREIEEAQEYNGNENLKIIIID, encoded by the coding sequence ATGTTCTTGGAAATTGAGGAACAGATCAAATTACTTAAGcaagaaatcatccaaatttacTTTGCTTTGGCAAGCAGCAGGTCATTGCAATCAAATTCTTGTATGACAGATGATGAACTGTTGGAATTCATAGACCTCATCCAACAAAATCTAgcagatttgacaaatggctatATGCATCCGCAAATTAGTGAATCGTTTGTTTCTGCTATTTTGagtgctcaagtccaagcccttgAAGCAAAGCTAACAATCTTGAAAAGCGTCATTCCCTTTGTCAAATTGCGAGGAACTGCAGATATTCCTACCTCGCTATTGGCTCACTTTGAAGTGGTGGCTTTGAACGCAGCACGCCTCTCTTACATGTGTTCTTTTTGGGAAGATGAGGATCTGCACAATCTTGAGTTGTGCTGCATGATATATGAGCAACAACAGAAAATCACACCTATAGATTTTCAAGTCTATGAGATTTTTATGGAAGTTCTTAGAGCTACAAGATCCTCCAAATCATTGCATGATAGAATGATGGATAAGCAGATATTAAACAACTTCAATGATTCTCTCATAAGTTGTCTCTGGGAGCTGTTATGCTGCAGCTCTAGCTTTATGGATGCTATGAAAGATGAAATGCGAATACTCTATGCAGGACTGAGGTTTTTGAGAAGCATTTTAAGGGAGCAGCAGAAGAAGATGGAtgagcaaaacaaaaaaattggttCTCTTCTTAGTGAGGCAGGCATTATAATTTACTCGCATTCTCTAAACAGAGTGAAGGAGGGAGAAGTCAGCTTCTCAGAATCCACAGAGGCTCTTGACTGTTATGATGTGCTGGCTAATACCAACATCCATATCAAGCATTTTAAGGATCAGATCAGTGGCTCAAGCATTATTGAAAGTATTCCTTCCTTTCATAGCTTAAAAGCACCAGAAGTTAGCAAGACTTCCCACCGCATGCTATCAAAAGGTCAAATGCCAATAGCCCATGAAGTCATGGTTGGTCTTGATGATGATGCAGCAAAAGTAATTGAACGACTTATATGGGGAGGGGATCAGGTGGAAATTGTTCCCATTGTGGGAATGGCTGGGCTTGGTAAGACGACTTTAGCcaaaaaagtttacaatgataGTTCAGTAATCTGTAACTTCCACATTCGTCTTTGGTGTACTGTTTCTCAAGCCTATAACATGAAAAATGTGTTACTTCAAATTTTGTGCTCTGATGGCAAACATTCCAGGAAGGATGATGAGTTAAAAAATCTGGATGAACATGCGTTGCTGGAAAAGCTCTACAAAAAGCTAAAGGAGAATCGGTATCTTGTTGTTTTTGATGATGTCTGGGACATTAAGGTATGGAATGAGCTGGGAATTTCATTGCCGGATGATAAGAAAGGAAGTAGAATCATCTTCACGAGTCGATCTTCTAATGTGGCTTCACAGGTTGAATATGGGGGGAAACCTCACTATCTTCACCCGCTTAGTGAGAAAGAAAGTTTTGAATTACTGCAGAAGAAGGTATTTGGAGAAGAAGATTGTCCTCAAGCATTGCATGGATTGGGAATGGAGATTGCCAAAAAGTGCAGGGGATTGCCACTTGCACTTGTTGTTGTAGCTGGAGTCCTAGCAACTATAGAGCATGATATTTGTGTTTGGGAAGGATTTGCTGAAAGTTTCACTTCAACCACAGTGGCTGATGCAGAACAATGCAAAAAGTCGATGGAGCTCAGTTATGAGCATTTACCATATCACTTGAAGGCATGCTTGCTGTATTTTGCTGCATTTCGAGAGGATGAAAAAATTGGTGCCAAGGAGTTGATGTGTCTCTGGGTTGCAGAAGGGTTTGTGGAAATAATTGAAGGAAAGAGATCAGAGGATATTGCAGAAGAATATCTGATGGACCTGATTGGCCGAAACTTAGTTATGGTAAGTGAAAACAGATCCATTGGTGGAGTCAAAACTTGTTACGTTCACGATTTGATATTTGAGTTCTGTAAGGGCGAggcgaaagaaaagaaatttcttcaGGTCTTGCGAGGATATGATGAGCTTTCTATCTTTAATCAGCCTCCCAACCTACCTCGGTTGTCCATTTGCTCCAATGGAGAGGATTTTATAAAGTCAAAGCTCTTTTGTCCACATTTAGATACTCTGCTATTCCATGATGCTACTCTAGGAGATAAGTTTGAGTTGCGTGACATCTCCTTCCTTTTTTGCATCTACAAACATCTTAAAGTTTTGAATTTAGAGGGCATTATGCTAAGGCTGAAGGAGCTTCCAGCTGAAGTTGAATCACTTCTTTGTTTGAGGTACTTAGCCCTTAGAGCTTCGGAAATGGTATTCATTCCACCATCTATAGCCAAGCTCTCACATTTGGAAACCTTCAGTCTAAATTCTCTTGAGACGGTTTCATTGCCAGATAGCATCTGGAACATGGAGAAGTTGAAGCATGTACATGCAAGGCATGGCGTCGTCATTCCTCTCTCCTCCAATGACAGCGTTGTTGAAAACCTCTCCAATTTAGACACACTCTCTGCTCTGTTTCTTTATCTTGACGAAGAGGGAGAGAACTTGTTGAGAAGGATTCCCAACGTTCGCCGACTTAAAATTTTCGATTTGGGGGAACAAAACAGAGTATGCTGCAACATGAGTCGACTAGCATGCCTAGAATCACTCGCCTGGTTGGGCAATTACTCCTCAGGTTCATGGGAGCATGTTGAGCTTTCTTTTCCcatgaatttgaagaagttgagCCTTGGCGGTCTGGGTCTTCCCTGTAGAAAAATGTCATTGATGGAACAACTACCCAATCTTGAAGTCCTCAAATTACGAGCCCAGTCGACGGAGGGCCAAAAATGGGAGCTGATGGAAGGAGGATTCCCTAAACTCAGGGTCTTGACTTTGGAATATGTACAGATTGTCGAGTGGATAGAGACAGACCCTGACAGTGATGATTACTTCCCGTGCCTTCAGCAATTAAAACTCCGGAGCATTTCTAAATTGGAAATGATGCCTTCTTGTTTAGGGCGTATATCTACTCTTGAGACCATTAAAATGAATGAGTGTGGAGATGGCGTCAAATCTTTAGTAAGGGAAATTGAAGAAGCACAGGAATATAACGGAAATGAGAATCTGAAGATCATCATCATAGATTGA